A stretch of the Melanotaenia boesemani isolate fMelBoe1 chromosome 24, fMelBoe1.pri, whole genome shotgun sequence genome encodes the following:
- the LOC121635213 gene encoding receptor activity-modifying protein 1-like, which yields MVLGSASLLRAGLVLLLAAQVFPSVSGCNRGNYETIIHELCLAKFKFNMEGLDRGLWCSWPDTTEIYEGLTNCTYQVALRMDCFWPNLVVDSFFMHIHQVYFHDCALTGRLLHDPPISILVPFIAVPVLITLLITTVVVWRSKRTGGVL from the exons ATGGTTCTGGGGAGCGCCTCGCTCCTGAGAGCGGGGCTTGTGTTGTTGCTGgcag CTCAAGTCTTCCCATCTGTGTCCGGCTGCAACAGAGGTAACTATGAAACGATCATCCATGAACTCTGCCTTGCTAAGTTCAAGTTCAACATGGAAGGACTGGATCGAGGTTTGTGGTGCAGCTGGCCGGACACAACAGA GATCTACGAAGGACTTACAAACTGCACCTACCAGGTAGCCTTGAGGATGGACTGCTTCTGGCCCAATCTGGTAGTCGACAGCTTCTTCATGCATATTCACCAGGTCTACTTCCACGACTGTGCCCTGACCGGCCGGCTCCTCCACGACCCCCCGATCAGCATCTTGGTGCCATTCATCGCCGTGCCGGTGCTGATAACCCTGCTCATCACCACCGTGGTGGTGTGGAGGAGTAAACGCACAGGAGGGGTGCTGTAG
- the LOC121635838 gene encoding uncharacterized protein LOC121635838: MGRTCCIIGCNVRSHDRQRKKVANGLSFYSFPAWKKSQGNLVSEVTRRRRMAWISAVRRKDITFADISKWLKVCSRHFHSGKPAYEMNELHPDWAPSLHLGYSEDKVSDWDACTQHRYSASMGGDQTKQRSMNENESDEVQAETGAVEKEEHELKEEEHECKEEAEAVEGEELGEQTEMDEPAAKRKKTEWHFCVQSNAEITHLLQENRELRSAMNKFKMDEEFFKDDTEKVEYYTGFPYFAILLSMFTTVKPFLPPAKKLSQFQMVLLTLIRLRLDLPVHHLSYLFNATHKTFSTTFAETINVLHAHLAPLHWPERRCLLDTMPHQFLEAFGKRVAIIVDCFEIHIESLSDLKARAHTMKYLVGITPQGQISFLSKGWGGQASDKYITENCGLLNKLLPGDVVLADRGFDIKESLGMMCAEVQIPAFTTGRCQLDIKDVEDTHATTHLRMHVEKVMDSLRNKYTLLKKTQPISMLLPSEDDEFTLLDKIVNVCCKLVNMCPSVVKPDETATCAC, translated from the exons ATGGGGAGAACTTGTTGCATAATCGGTTGCAATGTTCGCTCACACGATcgacaaaggaaaaaagtagcAAACGGgctgtctttttattcttttcctgcATGGAAAAAAAGTCAAGGAAATCTTGTGTCCGAAGTAACAAGGAGGAGGCGGATGGCGTGGATATCCGCCGTGAGACGCAAGGACATAACTTTCGCTGATATCTCAAAGTGGTTGAAAGTGTGCTCAAGGCATTTTCATTCTG GTAAACCAGCATACGAGATGAACGAGTTACATCCAGATTGGGCTCCATCCCTGCATCTGGGTTACTCCGAAGACAAAGTCTCAGACTGGGATGCCTGCACACAACACAGATATAGTGCATCCATGGGAGGagaccaaaccaaacaaagaagcatgaatgaaaatgaaagcgACGAAGTCCAAGCAGAGACAGGAGCTGTTGAAAAGGAGGAGCATGAACTTAAAGAAGAGGAGCATGAATGTAAAGAAGAGGCAGAAGCAGTAGAAGGAGAAGAGCTAGGAGAACAGACTGAAATGGATGAACCAGCTgctaagagaaagaaaacagaatggcACTTCTGTGTGCAAAGCAATGCAGAAATAACCCATCTTTTGCAGGAAAACAGGGAGCTTAGGTCTGCAATGAACAAGTTTAAGATGGATGAGGAATTTTTCAAAGACGATACAGAGAAAGTAGAGTACTACACAGGATTCCCATATTTTGCCATTTTGTTGTCGATGTTTACCACTGTTAAACCATTCCTGCCACCTGCGAAGAAGTTATCACAATTTCAGATGGTTTTACTGACACTCATTCGTCTGAGGCTTGATCTTCCTGTCCATCATCTTTCCTACCTTTTTAATGCGACACATAAAACTTTTTCCACTACCTTTGCTGAAACCATAAATGTGTTGCATGCACATCTTGCTCCGTTGCACTGGCCTGAGAGACGCTGTTTACTGGACACAATGCCACATCAATTTTTGGAAGCTTTTGGAAAGCGAGTTGCAATTATTGTTGACTGTTTTGAAATACACATTGAGAGCCTGTCAGATTTAAAAGCACGTGCACACACAATGAAATACCTGGTAGGAATTACACCCCAAGGCCAAATCTCATTTCTTTCAAAGGGATGGGGGGGACAAGCCTCAGACAAGTATATAACAGAGAACTGTGGGCTTCTTAACAAATTGCTGCCTGGTGATGTTGTTTTAGCCGACCGAGGCTTTGATATCAAGGAAAGTTTGGGAATGATGTGCGCAGAAGTTCAAATACCTGCATTTACTACAGGCAGATGTCAGCTTGATATTAAAGATGTTGAAGACACACATGCCACAACACACCTTAGGATGCATGTAGAAAAAGTGATGGATAGCTTGCGCAACAAGTACACATTGTTAAAAAAGACACAACCTATAAGTATGCTGCTTCCCAGTGAGGATGACGAGTTTACACTTCTTGATAAAATTGTGAATGTTTGTTGCAAACTTGTAAACATGTGTCCTAGTGTTGTAAAACCTGATGAAACAGCAACGTGTGCATGTTGA
- the LOC121635900 gene encoding putative methyltransferase DDB_G0268948, translated as MAVRLFEGKDHAASYLQYRVAPQELISKIMDYMKKKTQNQFKLAVDVGCGSGQGTILLAPYFTTVVGTDISPAQLEAASANSRPPNVSYRECPAEELPFAAGEVDLVTAMTAAHWFDRPRFLQEADRVLRSGGCLALLSYSLSMTLEYGDVSDALNDICKEFYAALIPYRSPYLGPSSMNIYLDMFNSCTYQDKEWNECLHVKRTLPLRGYIGMVKTFSNYQKLKEKDPAEAERLSNDIQNKLLSAMKASSPDTEVTMVVHYFYWLACKP; from the exons ATGGCTGTGCGGCTCTTTGAAGGCAAAGATCATGCAGCTTCTTACCTGCAGTACAGAGTGGCACCACAAGAACTAATCAGCAAGATTATGGACTATATGAAGAAAAAg ACACAAAATCAGTTTAAACTTGCAGTGGATGTGGGCTGTGGCTCAGGACAGGGGACAATCCTCTTGGCTCCATACTTCACCACAGTGGTTGGAACAGACATCAGCCCTGCTCAGCTGGAGGCAGCATCAGCCAATAGTAGACCACCGAATGTCTCATACAG AGAGTGTCCGGCAGAGGAGCTGCCATTTGCAGCTGGAGAGGTGGACCTTGTCACAGCCATGACAGCAGCCCATTGGTTCGACCGCCCACGGTTCCTCCAGGAGGCTGATAGGGTGCTTCGATCTGGAGGCTGCCTGGCCCTCTTGAGCTACTCCTTAAGCATGACTCTGGAGTACGGGGACGTCTCTGATGCGCTCAATGACATCTGCAAAGAG TTTTACGCTGCCCTGATTCCTTATCGAAGTCCTTATCTGGGACCCAGCTCCATGAACATCTATCTGGACATGTTTAACTCCTGCACTTACCAGGACAAAGAGTG GAACGAGTGCTTGCATGTAAAAAGGACCCTGCCACTGAGAGGATATATCGGCATGGTGAAGACCTTCTCCAACTACCAGAAACTGAAAGAGAAGGACCCTGCTGAGGCTGAACGTCTCTCCAATGACATACAGAACAA GTTGCTGTCTGCCATGAAGGCTTCCTCTCCTGACACCGAGGTTACAATGGTTGTTCATTATTTTTACTGGCTGGCATGCAAACCTTGA